One segment of Streptomyces sp. NBC_00576 DNA contains the following:
- a CDS encoding spore-associated protein A, whose translation MNRLVARTAATLGVAGAAIATTVATAPSAAAATYNNGCGSGYVVVNSASVGTVGTVFLTYNSSSGKNCVVTVRNSSGSGIEICESITNENGASQSMCEQNRTTWGGPVTISAAGQCVTWSGSIGSATGGKTRTNCG comes from the coding sequence GTGAACCGTCTGGTTGCCCGTACGGCCGCGACGCTTGGAGTGGCTGGAGCCGCGATTGCCACCACGGTGGCCACCGCGCCCAGCGCCGCTGCCGCAACGTACAACAACGGCTGCGGCTCCGGTTACGTCGTGGTCAACTCAGCGTCCGTTGGCACGGTAGGCACGGTCTTCCTCACCTATAACTCGTCGTCCGGCAAGAACTGCGTCGTCACGGTTCGGAACTCTTCAGGCAGTGGCATCGAGATTTGCGAGTCGATCACCAACGAAAACGGCGCCAGTCAGAGCATGTGCGAGCAGAACAGAACGACGTGGGGAGGCCCCGTCACCATCTCCGCCGCTGGCCAATGCGTCACCTGGAGCGGCAGCATCGGAAGTGCAACCGGCGGCAAGACACGCACGAACTGTGGGTGA
- a CDS encoding tyrosine-type recombinase/integrase, with product MEEQYFSMPVNPISAVKWTAPKSVEEVDPESVANPRQVRALLAGVREQGPRGRHLEAFFGCLYYAAMRPAEAAGLRVNDCHLPDTGWGMLTLRQGIVRAGRNWTDDGTAHETRHLKARAKKDSRPVPIPPHFVRALRQHIASHGTAPDGRLFRTNRDGLLQETGYGEVWAKARKDVLSESETPSLLARRPYDLRHAGVSFWLSSGVDVMEGARRAGHSIAVLHKVYAKVLDQTRERANSRIDAAFREWNEPE from the coding sequence GTGGAAGAGCAGTACTTCTCCATGCCGGTCAACCCGATCTCAGCCGTGAAGTGGACCGCACCGAAGTCGGTGGAGGAGGTGGATCCCGAGAGCGTCGCCAACCCTCGCCAGGTCCGCGCGCTACTGGCAGGGGTGCGCGAGCAGGGCCCGCGTGGGCGGCATCTGGAAGCATTCTTCGGCTGCCTGTACTACGCGGCCATGCGCCCCGCAGAGGCTGCCGGACTGCGCGTGAACGACTGCCACCTCCCCGACACGGGATGGGGAATGCTCACCTTGCGGCAAGGAATCGTGCGGGCCGGACGTAACTGGACCGACGACGGGACGGCTCACGAGACACGCCATCTCAAGGCCCGCGCCAAAAAGGACTCCCGTCCGGTGCCCATTCCGCCGCACTTCGTCCGCGCACTTCGGCAGCACATCGCTTCCCATGGCACAGCGCCCGATGGCCGGCTCTTCCGAACCAACCGCGACGGTCTGCTACAGGAGACCGGCTATGGGGAGGTATGGGCCAAGGCTCGGAAGGACGTGCTCAGCGAGAGCGAAACGCCTTCGCTGCTGGCCCGCCGTCCCTACGACCTTCGACACGCCGGCGTGTCGTTCTGGCTCAGTTCCGGAGTGGACGTCATGGAGGGCGCCCGACGTGCCGGGCACAGCATTGCGGTATTGCACAAGGTGTACGCCAAGGTGCTTGACCAGACCCGAGAGCGTGCGAACAGCCGGATCGACGCAGCCTTTCGGGAGTGGAACGAGCCAGAGTGA
- a CDS encoding signal peptidase I, producing the protein MADNWYTGNANADADQHRGWLLGHFIDPTHSAVRQTGALEVKWGTHPAGEQRPEWVADDQRTTVLLLVSGKFRLDLSVGSTTLEKQGDYVVWGPGIDHSWQAEEDSVVVTVRWPSID; encoded by the coding sequence ATGGCTGACAACTGGTATACGGGCAATGCGAACGCCGATGCCGACCAGCATCGTGGCTGGCTTCTCGGGCATTTCATCGACCCCACCCATAGTGCGGTGCGTCAGACCGGGGCACTGGAAGTGAAGTGGGGTACCCACCCGGCCGGCGAGCAGCGGCCGGAGTGGGTGGCCGATGATCAGCGAACCACCGTGCTTCTCCTCGTCAGCGGCAAGTTCCGGCTAGACCTCAGCGTGGGTAGCACCACATTGGAGAAGCAAGGCGACTACGTGGTGTGGGGGCCCGGCATCGACCACTCATGGCAGGCAGAAGAAGACTCCGTAGTCGTCACCGTGCGCTGGCCGTCCATCGACTGA
- a CDS encoding SDR family oxidoreductase, translating into MRIVIAGGHGQIALRLERLLAARGDEAVGIIRRPEQGDDLRAAGAEPVVCDLESASVEEVATLLRGADAAVFAAGAGPGSGTARKDTVDRGAAVLFADAAVRAGVRRHVVVSSMGADPAHPGDDVFDVYQRAKGEADAYVSGLDALDWTILRPGALTNDAGTGRVRLEADTGRGAIPRDDVAAVITELLDTPATAGLTLELISGSMPVSVAVKSVAGN; encoded by the coding sequence ATGCGCATTGTCATCGCTGGAGGACATGGTCAGATCGCGCTGCGGCTCGAGCGTCTGCTCGCCGCGCGCGGTGACGAGGCCGTAGGCATCATCCGGCGCCCCGAACAGGGCGACGATCTACGGGCGGCCGGCGCGGAACCGGTCGTGTGCGACCTGGAGTCGGCCTCGGTCGAGGAGGTCGCGACGCTGCTGCGGGGCGCTGACGCGGCGGTCTTCGCGGCGGGCGCGGGCCCGGGCAGCGGGACGGCCCGCAAGGACACGGTGGACCGGGGAGCGGCGGTGCTGTTCGCGGACGCGGCGGTCCGGGCGGGAGTACGCAGGCATGTGGTCGTGTCGTCGATGGGCGCGGATCCGGCCCACCCGGGCGACGACGTCTTCGACGTCTACCAGCGGGCGAAGGGCGAGGCGGACGCGTACGTCAGCGGCTTGGACGCGCTGGACTGGACGATTCTGCGCCCCGGCGCCCTGACGAACGACGCCGGCACGGGCCGCGTACGCCTGGAGGCCGACACGGGGCGCGGCGCCATCCCGCGCGACGACGTGGCCGCCGTCATCACCGAACTGCTGGACACTCCGGCGACGGCGGGCCTGACGCTGGAGCTGATCAGCGGGTCGATGCCGGTTTCGGTGGCGGTGAAGTCGGTGGCGGGGAACTGA
- a CDS encoding amidohydrolase family protein produces the protein MPDSQPQQPHSSSSSSSSAPASSGDPAALLLCGARLTDGRTVDVRLGGGRIEAVGTVGSLSAYATHVDLSGYLLLPAPAEPHAHGDTALSADVDGPVSYDPQDVQRRATEAALLQLGHGATALRSHVRIGDVPGLGALAAVLQARRALRGLAELSAVAMPRVLTGAAGADGLAMLRDAVKMGASVVGGCPDRDPDPTGYVEAVLEVASEHGCPVDLHTDGDDPARLARLAAMAGGLRPGVTIGPCGGFGRLPAEVASRAADQLAAAGVTVACLPQGGCGGAERRATAPVRLLRAAGVRVAAGSGALRDVSNPVGRGDPLEAAYLLASRHGLRPEEAYDAVSASARAVLGLPEVRVEAGFPAELLAVRGDRLADALSLAYSRIVVHRGRVVARTSAVREYCNTPAVAALDLPRQGRTAPS, from the coding sequence ATGCCCGACAGCCAGCCGCAGCAGCCCCACTCCTCGTCCTCGTCGTCCTCATCGGCACCCGCATCCTCCGGGGACCCGGCCGCCCTCCTGCTGTGTGGAGCGCGGCTCACCGACGGCCGGACCGTGGACGTACGGCTGGGTGGCGGTCGTATCGAGGCGGTCGGCACGGTCGGCAGCCTCAGCGCGTACGCCACCCACGTGGACCTCAGCGGCTACCTCCTCCTGCCGGCCCCCGCCGAACCGCACGCCCATGGCGACACAGCCCTGTCCGCCGACGTCGACGGCCCGGTCTCGTACGACCCGCAGGACGTCCAGCGCCGGGCCACCGAGGCCGCTCTGCTGCAACTCGGCCACGGGGCCACGGCGTTGCGCTCGCACGTCCGCATCGGCGACGTACCGGGGCTTGGTGCCCTGGCCGCCGTACTGCAGGCTCGGCGGGCGCTGCGCGGCCTCGCCGAGCTGTCGGCGGTGGCGATGCCACGCGTGCTGACCGGCGCGGCCGGGGCGGACGGTCTGGCGATGCTGCGGGACGCGGTGAAGATGGGCGCGTCGGTGGTGGGCGGCTGCCCGGACCGCGACCCCGATCCAACCGGCTACGTGGAGGCGGTCCTGGAGGTCGCCTCGGAACACGGCTGCCCGGTCGACCTGCACACGGACGGCGACGACCCGGCCAGGCTGGCGCGTCTCGCGGCGATGGCGGGCGGTCTGCGCCCCGGCGTGACCATCGGCCCCTGCGGCGGATTCGGCCGGCTGCCCGCAGAGGTGGCCTCGCGGGCCGCGGACCAGCTCGCCGCGGCGGGCGTGACGGTGGCATGCCTCCCACAGGGCGGCTGCGGGGGCGCGGAACGCCGCGCCACGGCGCCGGTACGGCTGCTGCGGGCGGCCGGCGTACGCGTGGCGGCGGGCAGCGGCGCACTGCGGGACGTGTCGAACCCTGTGGGCCGCGGAGACCCCCTGGAGGCGGCGTACCTGCTCGCTTCCAGGCATGGCCTGCGCCCGGAGGAGGCGTACGACGCCGTGAGCGCATCGGCGCGGGCGGTGCTCGGTCTGCCGGAGGTGCGGGTGGAGGCGGGATTTCCGGCGGAACTGCTGGCGGTACGGGGCGACCGCCTGGCCGACGCGCTGTCGCTCGCCTACAGCCGAATCGTGGTGCACAGGGGGCGCGTTGTGGCACGGACGAGCGCGGTACGGGAGTACTGCAACACGCCTGCCGTGGCGGCGCTGGACCTGCCGCGACAGGGACGTACGGCGCCGTCGTGA
- the rpmG gene encoding 50S ribosomal protein L33 codes for MAATDVRPKITLACVECKERNYITKKNRRNNPDRMEMKKHCPRCNAHTAHRETR; via the coding sequence GTGGCTGCCACCGACGTCCGCCCGAAGATCACGCTGGCCTGCGTGGAGTGCAAGGAGCGGAACTACATCACCAAGAAGAACCGGCGTAACAACCCGGATCGAATGGAGATGAAGAAGCACTGCCCGCGTTGCAATGCGCACACAGCGCATCGCGAAACGCGATAA
- a CDS encoding MaoC family dehydratase N-terminal domain-containing protein, with translation MALDQSFVGRSYPPTEPYEVGREKIREFAEAVGDTNPAYTDPEAAKALGHADVIAPPTFVFAITFKAAGDVVADPRLGLDYSRVVHGDQKFAYVRPVRAGDRLTVTSTIETIKSMAGNEIIDIRGEVHDEAGERVVTAWTKLVARAAEKG, from the coding sequence ATGGCGCTCGACCAGTCCTTCGTGGGGCGGTCCTATCCGCCCACCGAGCCCTATGAGGTCGGCCGGGAGAAGATCCGCGAGTTCGCGGAGGCGGTGGGGGACACCAACCCCGCGTACACGGACCCTGAGGCCGCCAAGGCCCTCGGTCACGCCGATGTGATCGCCCCGCCCACTTTTGTGTTCGCGATCACGTTCAAGGCGGCGGGAGACGTCGTGGCGGACCCGCGGCTCGGCCTGGACTACAGCCGGGTGGTGCACGGTGATCAGAAGTTCGCCTACGTCCGCCCCGTCCGCGCGGGCGACCGGCTCACCGTCACCTCGACCATCGAGACCATCAAGTCCATGGCGGGCAACGAGATCATCGATATCCGCGGCGAGGTCCACGACGAGGCGGGCGAGCGTGTCGTGACCGCCTGGACCAAGCTCGTCGCCCGCGCGGCCGAGAAGGGCTGA
- a CDS encoding MaoC family dehydratase: MTANSANDFAKISFADVEVGTELPAQTFPVSRATLVQYAGASGDFNPIHWNEKFAVEVGLPDVIAHGMFTMAEAIRVVTDWVGDPGAVVEYGVRFTKPVVVPNDDQGATIEVSGKVGAKLDDNKVRVDLLAMCAGQKVLGMSRAVVRLG, encoded by the coding sequence ATGACGGCCAATTCCGCGAACGATTTCGCGAAGATCTCCTTCGCCGACGTAGAGGTCGGCACCGAACTGCCCGCCCAGACCTTTCCCGTGAGCCGCGCCACCCTCGTCCAGTACGCGGGCGCCTCCGGGGACTTCAACCCCATCCACTGGAACGAGAAGTTCGCGGTCGAGGTCGGTCTGCCCGACGTCATCGCGCACGGCATGTTCACGATGGCCGAGGCGATCCGCGTCGTCACCGACTGGGTCGGCGACCCGGGAGCGGTCGTCGAGTACGGCGTCCGCTTCACCAAGCCGGTCGTCGTCCCCAACGACGACCAGGGCGCCACCATCGAGGTCAGCGGCAAGGTCGGGGCCAAGCTCGACGACAACAAGGTCCGCGTCGACCTGCTCGCGATGTGTGCCGGCCAGAAGGTGCTGGGCATGTCCCGGGCTGTCGTCCGGCTGGGCTGA
- a CDS encoding TetR/AcrR family transcriptional regulator, with amino-acid sequence MVRMSAEERRESVIRAAIAEFAQGGYYGTSTEAIAKRVGVSQPYLFRLFPGKKAMFAAASQRCMGDVRRLMAEAAEGLEGEEALHSMADAYARLISEHPERLQMQMQTYVAVAAAEAEGDHEFGEAVRAGWMKLWDAVEVPVGEETTTFMAYGMLINTLAAMGFPPGHRVWQGMWPSVQVKGRVEA; translated from the coding sequence ATGGTCAGGATGAGTGCAGAAGAGCGTCGCGAGAGTGTCATTCGCGCGGCGATCGCCGAGTTCGCGCAGGGGGGCTACTACGGCACCTCCACCGAGGCGATCGCCAAGCGGGTGGGTGTCTCGCAGCCGTACCTCTTCCGGCTCTTCCCGGGCAAGAAAGCGATGTTCGCTGCTGCCTCCCAGCGGTGCATGGGTGATGTGCGCCGGCTCATGGCGGAGGCGGCCGAGGGGCTTGAGGGCGAGGAGGCCCTGCATTCCATGGCGGACGCGTACGCGCGGCTGATCAGTGAGCATCCCGAGCGGCTGCAGATGCAGATGCAGACATACGTGGCTGTCGCCGCCGCCGAAGCCGAGGGCGACCATGAGTTCGGCGAGGCGGTACGGGCCGGCTGGATGAAGCTCTGGGACGCCGTGGAGGTGCCCGTCGGGGAGGAGACGACGACTTTCATGGCGTACGGGATGCTCATCAACACCCTTGCGGCCATGGGGTTTCCGCCTGGTCATCGGGTCTGGCAGGGGATGTGGCCCTCGGTGCAGGTCAAGGGGCGGGTCGAAGCCTGA
- a CDS encoding MFS transporter, producing the protein MSQQPSKQREQREQRTTGAPRGGAVWALVITSVAGFMAALDNLVVTTALPSIRKDLGGALGDLEWTVSAYTLTFAVLLMFGAALGDRFGRRRLFLAGLTVFTGASAAAAMAPGIDSLIAARAVQGVGAAIMMPLTLTLLTAAVPAAKRGMAFGIWGAVNGLAVASGPLIGGSLTEHISWHWIFWLNVPLGLALLPLARLRLAESHGTGAPLDVIGTLLASGGLFGIVYGLVRGPADGWTSSYVLTGLVAGGALLVAFVVHGTRAKNPMLPMRLFRSRAFAGINAASLLMFLGMFGSIFLLSQYMQGVLGYSPTEAGLRMLPWTGMPMLVAPIAGILSDRIGGRPVVATGLFLQAAGLGYMASIATADASYAIQLPGLIISGIGMALFFAPAANLVMSSVRPSEQGIASGANNALREVGGALGIAVMGSIFAAQGGYETGQTFVDGLRPALVVGSAVVALAGVAALLIPAARRPAPVTDSAEPAPVLETADH; encoded by the coding sequence ATGTCACAGCAGCCGAGCAAGCAGCGAGAGCAGCGAGAGCAGAGGACGACCGGCGCACCACGCGGCGGAGCCGTCTGGGCCCTCGTCATCACCAGCGTCGCCGGGTTCATGGCGGCCCTCGACAACCTCGTCGTCACCACCGCGCTGCCCTCCATCCGCAAGGATCTCGGGGGAGCGTTGGGCGACCTGGAATGGACCGTGAGCGCCTACACGCTCACCTTCGCCGTGCTGCTGATGTTCGGCGCGGCGCTCGGTGACCGCTTCGGGCGGCGCCGGCTCTTCCTCGCCGGGCTCACCGTCTTCACCGGCGCCTCCGCCGCCGCGGCCATGGCACCCGGCATCGACTCCCTGATCGCGGCCCGCGCGGTCCAGGGCGTCGGCGCGGCGATCATGATGCCGCTGACACTGACCCTGCTCACGGCAGCCGTCCCGGCCGCCAAACGCGGGATGGCGTTCGGCATCTGGGGCGCCGTGAACGGGCTCGCCGTGGCCTCCGGGCCCCTCATCGGCGGCAGCCTCACCGAGCACATCTCCTGGCACTGGATCTTCTGGCTGAACGTTCCGCTGGGCCTCGCCCTGCTGCCGCTCGCCCGGCTGCGCCTCGCCGAGTCGCACGGCACCGGCGCCCCGCTCGACGTCATCGGCACCCTGCTGGCCAGCGGCGGTCTCTTCGGCATCGTGTACGGGCTCGTGCGCGGACCGGCCGACGGTTGGACCAGCTCCTACGTCCTGACCGGGCTGGTCGCGGGCGGTGCGCTCCTCGTCGCCTTCGTCGTCCACGGCACCCGCGCGAAGAACCCGATGCTGCCCATGCGGCTCTTCCGCTCCCGCGCCTTCGCCGGGATCAACGCGGCCTCCCTGCTGATGTTCCTCGGGATGTTCGGGTCGATCTTCCTGCTCAGCCAGTACATGCAGGGCGTGCTCGGCTACTCGCCCACCGAGGCGGGCCTGCGGATGCTGCCCTGGACCGGTATGCCGATGCTCGTCGCCCCGATCGCCGGCATCCTCTCCGACCGGATCGGCGGCCGACCGGTCGTCGCCACCGGCCTCTTCCTCCAGGCCGCCGGTCTCGGCTACATGGCCTCCATAGCCACCGCGGACGCCTCCTACGCCATCCAGCTGCCCGGCCTGATCATCAGCGGCATCGGCATGGCCCTGTTCTTCGCCCCGGCCGCCAACCTGGTGATGTCCAGCGTCCGGCCGAGCGAACAGGGCATCGCCTCCGGCGCCAACAACGCCCTGCGCGAGGTCGGCGGCGCCCTCGGAATCGCCGTCATGGGATCGATCTTCGCGGCCCAGGGCGGCTACGAGACCGGCCAGACCTTCGTCGACGGCCTCCGGCCCGCCCTGGTGGTCGGCTCGGCAGTGGTCGCCCTCGCGGGCGTCGCGGCCCTGCTGATCCCGGCTGCCCGCCGCCCCGCGCCGGTCACGGACTCCGCCGAGCCGGCCCCGGTCCTGGAGACGGCCGACCACTGA
- a CDS encoding UDP-N-acetylmuramate dehydrogenase — MQEIHDAPLAPLTTFRLGGPADRLITATTDAEVIAAVREADESGTPLLVVGGGSNLVIGDKGFAGTALRIATTGFHLDGPGLELAAGEVWTDAVARTVEAGLAGIECLAGIPGSAGATPIQNVGAYGQEVSSTITEVVAYDRVSRETVTLTGADCAFSYRHSRFKADPERHVVLRVRFALEDADGLSAPLKYAETARALGVEPGDRVPLDAARETVLKLRAGKGMVLDPEDHDTWSAGSFFTNPILTDAEFATFHARVAERLGADAVPPAYPAGEGRTKTSAAWLIDKAGFAKGYGTGPARISTKHTLALTNRGGATTEDLLALAREVVAGVQDAFGVTLVNEPVTVGVSL; from the coding sequence GTGCAGGAAATCCACGACGCGCCCCTCGCCCCGCTGACCACCTTCCGGCTCGGCGGTCCCGCGGACCGGCTGATCACGGCGACGACCGACGCCGAGGTGATCGCCGCCGTCCGCGAGGCCGACGAGTCCGGGACCCCGCTGCTGGTCGTCGGCGGCGGCTCGAACCTGGTCATCGGCGACAAGGGCTTCGCAGGGACGGCTCTGCGGATCGCCACGACCGGCTTCCACCTCGACGGCCCGGGGCTGGAGCTGGCCGCCGGCGAGGTGTGGACCGACGCCGTCGCGCGCACGGTCGAGGCCGGGCTCGCCGGGATCGAGTGCCTCGCCGGCATCCCCGGTTCCGCGGGCGCGACACCCATCCAGAACGTGGGTGCCTACGGGCAGGAGGTGTCCTCGACGATCACCGAGGTCGTCGCCTACGACCGGGTCAGCCGCGAGACGGTCACCCTCACGGGCGCCGACTGCGCCTTCTCGTACCGCCACAGCCGCTTCAAGGCCGACCCCGAGCGCCATGTCGTCCTGCGTGTCCGCTTCGCCCTGGAGGACGCGGACGGGCTGTCGGCGCCGCTGAAGTACGCCGAGACGGCCCGCGCCCTCGGTGTCGAGCCCGGCGACCGGGTGCCGCTGGACGCGGCCCGCGAGACCGTGCTGAAGCTGCGCGCGGGGAAGGGCATGGTCCTGGACCCCGAGGACCACGACACCTGGTCAGCCGGGTCCTTCTTCACCAACCCGATCCTCACGGACGCCGAGTTCGCGACGTTCCACGCGCGCGTGGCGGAGCGGCTCGGCGCCGACGCCGTACCGCCCGCCTACCCGGCGGGGGAGGGCCGCACCAAGACCTCGGCGGCCTGGCTGATCGACAAGGCCGGCTTCGCCAAGGGATACGGCACCGGGCCCGCCCGAATCTCCACGAAGCACACTCTGGCCCTCACCAACCGCGGCGGGGCCACCACCGAGGACCTGCTCGCCCTCGCCCGCGAGGTCGTCGCCGGTGTCCAGGACGCCTTCGGGGTCACCCTCGTCAACGAACCGGTGACGGTGGGCGTCAGCCTCTAG
- a CDS encoding adenosine deaminase, with amino-acid sequence MERVRDVSELPKAHLHLHFTGSMRSATLLELADKYGVRLPEALTDALTSGEPPRLRATDERGWFRFQRLYDAARSCLREPEDIQRLVREAAEEDAKDGSGWLEIQVDPTSYAPRLGGLIPALEIILDAVETAGRETGIGMRVLVAANRMKHPLDARTLARLAVRYADRGVVGFGLSNDERRGMARDFDRAFAIAREGGLLSAPHGGELTGPASVRDCLDDLHASRIGHGVRAAEDPRLLKRLADRQITCEVCPASNVALGVYEKPEDVPLRKLFEAGVPLALGADDPLLFGSRLAAQYEFARQYHAFTDAELAELARQSVRGSAAPEDVRTKLLAGIDDWLAS; translated from the coding sequence ATGGAGCGCGTACGTGATGTCTCTGAACTGCCGAAAGCCCATCTGCACCTGCACTTCACCGGGTCGATGCGGTCAGCGACCCTGCTGGAACTGGCCGACAAGTACGGTGTGCGGCTGCCCGAGGCGCTGACCGACGCCCTCACCAGTGGTGAGCCGCCGAGACTCCGGGCCACCGACGAACGGGGCTGGTTCCGTTTCCAGCGGCTGTACGACGCGGCCCGGTCCTGTCTGCGCGAGCCCGAGGACATCCAGCGGCTGGTCCGCGAGGCCGCCGAGGAGGACGCGAAGGACGGCTCGGGCTGGCTGGAGATCCAGGTCGACCCGACGTCGTACGCCCCTCGACTGGGCGGTCTCATCCCGGCGCTGGAGATCATCCTGGACGCGGTGGAGACCGCGGGTCGGGAGACCGGGATCGGGATGCGGGTCCTGGTGGCCGCGAACCGTATGAAGCACCCCCTGGACGCGCGCACGCTGGCCCGCCTGGCCGTGCGGTACGCGGACCGGGGTGTCGTGGGCTTCGGGCTCTCCAACGACGAGCGGCGGGGCATGGCCCGGGACTTCGACCGGGCCTTCGCCATCGCGCGCGAGGGGGGCCTGTTGTCGGCCCCGCACGGCGGCGAGCTGACAGGCCCGGCGTCGGTCCGCGACTGTCTGGACGACCTGCACGCGTCCCGGATCGGCCACGGCGTGCGGGCGGCGGAGGACCCGCGCCTGCTGAAGCGTCTCGCGGACCGGCAGATCACCTGCGAGGTGTGCCCGGCGTCGAACGTCGCCCTGGGGGTGTACGAGAAGCCCGAGGACGTGCCGTTGCGCAAGCTCTTCGAGGCCGGTGTGCCCCTGGCGCTGGGCGCCGACGACCCGCTGCTGTTCGGCTCACGACTGGCGGCCCAGTACGAGTTCGCCCGCCAGTACCACGCCTTCACGGACGCGGAACTGGCCGAACTGGCCCGGCAGTCCGTTCGCGGTTCGGCGGCGCCGGAGGACGTACGGACCAAACTGCTGGCGGGGATCGACGACTGGCTGGCCTCGTGA
- a CDS encoding pyridoxal phosphate-dependent aminotransferase has protein sequence MSAATPSTARRVSARVGAISESATLAVDAKAKALKAAGRPVIGFGAGEPDFPTPDYIVQAAIEACSNPKYHRYTPAGGLPELKAAIVAKTLRDSNYEVDASQVLVTNGGKQAIYEAFAAILDPGDEVIVPAPYWTTYPESIRLAGGVPVEVVADETTGYRVSVEQLEAARTERTKVVLFVSPSNPTGAVYSAEDTEAIGRWAVEHGLWVLTDEIYEHLVYGDAKFTSLPAILPELRDKCIVVNGVAKTYAMTGWRVGWIIGPKDVVKAATNLQSHATSNVSNVAQVAALAAVSGNLDAVAEMRVAFDRRRHTIVRMLNEIDGVVCPEPEGAFYVYPSVKALLGKEIRGKRPQDSVELAALILDEVEVAVVPGEAFGTPGYLRLSYALGDEDLVEGISRVQKLLAEATD, from the coding sequence ATGAGCGCTGCAACCCCTTCCACCGCGCGCCGGGTCTCCGCCCGAGTCGGCGCGATCTCCGAGTCCGCCACCCTCGCCGTGGACGCCAAGGCCAAGGCCCTGAAGGCCGCCGGGCGCCCGGTGATCGGCTTCGGCGCCGGTGAACCGGACTTCCCGACCCCGGACTACATCGTCCAGGCCGCCATCGAGGCCTGCTCGAACCCGAAGTACCACCGCTACACGCCGGCCGGCGGTCTGCCCGAGCTGAAGGCCGCGATCGTCGCCAAGACGCTCCGCGACTCGAACTACGAGGTGGACGCCTCCCAGGTCCTGGTGACCAACGGCGGCAAGCAGGCCATCTACGAGGCGTTCGCCGCGATCCTCGACCCGGGCGACGAGGTCATCGTCCCGGCCCCGTACTGGACGACGTACCCGGAGTCGATCCGTCTCGCCGGCGGTGTCCCGGTCGAGGTGGTCGCGGACGAGACCACCGGCTACCGGGTCAGCGTGGAGCAGCTGGAGGCGGCCCGCACCGAGCGGACGAAGGTCGTCCTGTTCGTCTCCCCCTCGAACCCGACCGGCGCGGTCTACAGCGCCGAGGACACCGAGGCGATCGGCCGCTGGGCCGTGGAGCACGGTCTGTGGGTGCTGACGGACGAGATCTACGAGCACCTCGTCTACGGCGACGCGAAGTTCACCTCGCTCCCCGCGATCCTCCCCGAGCTGCGCGACAAGTGCATCGTGGTCAACGGTGTCGCCAAGACGTACGCCATGACGGGCTGGCGGGTCGGCTGGATCATCGGCCCGAAGGACGTCGTCAAGGCCGCGACGAACCTCCAGTCGCACGCCACGTCCAACGTGTCGAACGTGGCCCAGGTCGCCGCCCTCGCCGCCGTCTCCGGGAACCTGGACGCCGTCGCGGAGATGCGCGTGGCCTTCGACCGCCGCCGCCACACGATCGTGCGCATGCTCAACGAGATCGACGGCGTGGTCTGCCCGGAGCCCGAGGGTGCCTTCTACGTCTACCCGTCGGTGAAGGCCCTCCTGGGCAAGGAGATCCGCGGCAAGCGCCCGCAGGACTCGGTCGAGCTGGCCGCACTGATCCTCGACGAGGTCGAGGTGGCGGTCGTACCCGGTGAGGCGTTCGGCACACCGGGCTACCTGCGCCTGTCGTACGCCCTGGGCGACGAGGACCTCGTCGAGGGCATCAGCCGCGTACAGAAGCTGCTGGCCGAGGCGACGGACTGA
- the secE gene encoding preprotein translocase subunit SecE, giving the protein MADAVGSIDMPDAQDEAPESDKKTRKGGKRAKKGPLKRLAVFYRQIVAELRKVVWPTRNQLTTYTTVVIVFVIVMIGLVTVIDFGLNKAAKYVFG; this is encoded by the coding sequence ATGGCGGATGCCGTGGGCTCCATCGATATGCCTGATGCCCAGGATGAGGCGCCCGAGTCGGACAAGAAGACTCGCAAGGGCGGTAAGCGCGCCAAGAAGGGCCCGCTGAAGCGTCTCGCGGTTTTCTACCGCCAGATCGTCGCGGAGCTCCGCAAGGTCGTCTGGCCGACGCGTAACCAGCTGACGACGTACACGACCGTGGTGATCGTCTTTGTGATCGTCATGATCGGCCTGGTGACTGTGATTGACTTTGGCCTCAACAAAGCCGCCAAGTACGTCTTCGGCTGA